A window of the Gossypium hirsutum isolate 1008001.06 chromosome A05, Gossypium_hirsutum_v2.1, whole genome shotgun sequence genome harbors these coding sequences:
- the LOC107957108 gene encoding tetratricopeptide repeat protein 1, with the protein MVLIEPQPTDEQQQQQQQQQEATKATSSSSSETTRGSTVAAVSENANGGDAASDGFETASERDVSDNEEDDRPGDQQPPQQRGPDSYQDALNDEQLKEKALAQANDAKTEGNKLFGNGQYQEALLQYEVALQVTAEMPSATEIRSICHSNRAVCFLKLVNYEETIKECNKALELNASYMKALVRRGEAHEKLEHFEEAIADMKKILELDPANDHARKAIRRLEPLAAEKRDKMKEEMIGKLKELGNSVLGRFGMSIDNFKAVKDPNTGSYSISFQN; encoded by the exons ATGGTGCTGATTGAACCTCAGCCTACTGATGAAcaacagcaacaacaacaacaacaacaagaagCCACGAAAGCCACATCTTCATCATCATCTGAAACGACACGGGGTTCTACTGTCGCCGCTGTATCAGAAAATGCCAACGGAGGAGATGCTGCCTCGGATGGATTCGAAACAGCTAGCGAACGTGACGTCAGCGACAACGAAGAAGACGACCGCCCTGGCGATCAACAACCACCCCAGCAGAGAGGTCCCGATTCTTATCAAGATGCCTTAAACGACGAGCAACTGAAAGAG AAAGCTTTGGCACAAGCAAATGATGCAAAAACAGAAGGAAATAAATTGTTCGGAAACGGCCAATACCAGGAGGCCTTGTTACAGTATGAGGTTGCTTTGCAAGTTACGGCGGAGATGCCTTCGGCCACTGAAATTCGTTCCATTTGCCATTCAAATCGGGCTGTTTGCTTTCTGAAGctg GTTAATTATGAGGAAACCATAAAGGAATGTAATAAAGCTTTGGAACTTAATGCTTCTTATATGAAAGCTCTTGTTAGACGCGGAGAAGCTCATGAAAAGCTTGAACATTTTGAAGAAGCTATTGCTG ATATGAAGAAGATATTGGAATTGGATCCTGCTAATGACCATGCTAGGAAGGCCATTCGTCGATTGGAACCATTGGCTGCAGAGAAAAGAGACAAGATGAAAGAGGAGATGATTG GAAAGCTAAAAGAATTGGGCAACTCTGTTCTGGGTCGTTTTGGGATGAGTATTGACAACTTCAAAGCTGTCAAAGATCCAAACACTGGCTCTTATTCTATATCATTCCAGAATTGA
- the LOC107957107 gene encoding uncharacterized protein produces MNIFIYLHDLHAIFQITKDEGAAPTETPAPVSDLLTDDVQEKSVTSSDKTQSESRQAVGKLDIADLICFDEPSEEGTELNENNPLALAIVKSENPPNAESVGSSAPAFTGWELGLCDAPVSNGAAVADNKMTGSTNTLTPHSLSTTNQQMAYNFGQVSANPFDDYNSEGPFYGSSSIPPEANVQTAAMPQQLPYIMPQQPPMTMVAYHSISPSAVANYNQIPTFYGGSNLTLSTDMKKAVIAPPQTELKQQPTLAMVGYNSTKPSRNPFDM; encoded by the exons atgaatatatttatttatttgcatgacTTACATGCTATTTTTCAGATAACAAAAGATGAAGGTGCTGCTCCCACAGAAACCCCTGCTCCAGTATCTGACTTGCTGACAGATGATGTTCAAGAAAAATCTGTTACATCTTCGGATAAAACCCAGAGTGAATCAAGGCAGGCTGTTGGGAAGCTAGACATTGCTGATCTTATA TGCTTTGACGAACCAAGTGAGGAAGGAACTGAACTGAATGAGAATAATCCCCTTGCTCTAGCAATTGTTAAATCTG aGAATCCTCCCAATGCTGAAAGTGTTGGCAGCTCAGCACCTGCATTTACAGGTTGGGAGCTTGGACTTTGTGATGCACCAGTCTCCAATGGAGCTGCTGTTGCTGATAATAAAATG ACTGGCAGCACGAACACATTAACACCACACAGTTTATCAACAACAAATCAACAAATGGCCTACAACTTCGGTCAGGTGTCGGCCAACCCTTTTGATGATTACAACAGCGAGGGTCCCTTTTATGGAAGCAGTAGTATCCCACCCGAAGCTAATGTGCAAACGGCAGCCATGCCTCAACAGCTACCATACATCATGCCACAGCAGCCTCCTATGACCATGGTTGCTTACCATTCAATCAGCCCTTCTGCTGTGGCAAATTACAACCAGATTCCCACATTTTATGGAGGCAGTAATTTAACACTCTCAACTGATATGAAAAAGGCAGTCATAGCTCCACCACAAACTGAGCTAAAGCAACAGCCTACATTGGCCATGGTTGGCTACAATTCAACCAAACCTTCTAGGAATCCCTTTGATATGTGA